A part of Myxococcus landrumus genomic DNA contains:
- a CDS encoding haloalkane dehalogenase, translating into MNRLFGCLVISALIACHSTPPALPQRTPMPSIQQVPVLDSFISYREEGTGAPIVFLHGNPTSSYVWRNVMPQLADRGRALAPDLIGMGSSGKPDIAYRFADHARYLDAWFDALDLRDVVLVGYDWGGVLALDWASRHPDRVRGVVVFETFLRPTFWRDSTPEGEKLFRALRTPGVGEKMVLEQNEFLARSLAHGVKTGLSESARAAYDAPFPDAASRRPMLQWPREIPIDGQPADVVAIVERNSAWLAHPSSKPALLLTFGDGGLSSPKTLEWARTTLPRLDIVPLAPAGHHAPEDAPDDIARALRSWLDRQGW; encoded by the coding sequence ATGAACAGACTGTTTGGCTGTCTCGTCATCAGCGCGCTCATCGCGTGCCACTCCACTCCACCCGCACTCCCCCAACGCACGCCCATGCCCTCCATCCAGCAGGTCCCCGTCCTCGACTCCTTCATCTCCTACCGTGAGGAGGGCACTGGCGCCCCCATCGTGTTCCTCCACGGCAACCCCACGTCCTCGTATGTGTGGCGCAACGTGATGCCCCAGCTCGCCGACCGGGGCCGCGCTCTCGCCCCCGACCTCATCGGAATGGGGAGCTCCGGCAAGCCCGACATCGCCTACCGCTTCGCGGACCACGCGCGCTACCTCGACGCCTGGTTCGATGCGCTCGACCTGCGCGACGTCGTGCTCGTCGGCTACGACTGGGGCGGCGTGCTCGCCCTGGACTGGGCCTCGCGACACCCGGACCGTGTCCGCGGCGTCGTGGTCTTCGAGACGTTCCTCCGCCCCACGTTCTGGCGCGACTCGACGCCCGAGGGAGAGAAGCTGTTCCGCGCCCTGCGCACGCCCGGCGTCGGCGAGAAGATGGTGCTCGAGCAGAACGAGTTCCTCGCGCGCTCCCTCGCCCATGGCGTCAAGACGGGCCTGAGCGAGAGCGCCCGCGCGGCCTACGACGCCCCCTTCCCCGATGCCGCGTCCCGGCGCCCCATGCTCCAGTGGCCGCGTGAGATTCCCATCGACGGACAGCCCGCGGACGTGGTCGCCATCGTCGAGCGAAACAGCGCCTGGCTGGCCCACCCCTCCTCCAAGCCCGCGCTCCTGCTGACCTTCGGCGACGGCGGCCTCAGCTCGCCAAAGACACTCGAGTGGGCCCGCACCACCCTCCCGCGCCTCGACATCGTCCCGCTCGCCCCGGCCGGACACCACGCGCCGGAAGACGCGCCCGACGACATCGCTCGCGCCCTCCGGAGCTGGCTCGACCGCCAGGGTTGGTGA
- a CDS encoding bacteriocin fulvocin C-related protein, with translation MMWTKSLLGALALGVLMAFFPTHAQAEEGCSEAQARIQAWVDANADRLPTTLEDVSRFPTEYRRAIQVALAPEQQVSLWKEHIRQYMSTHPRMNARQVAALEMVLAALQPQFYTTGASPALQRAQAAVGEAFSPEEARLIVATLGAPEAPGAEGSFAPLCECSQSSQYCGSFACRAYSCRQQASGCGFLGGYRCNGLCG, from the coding sequence ATGATGTGGACAAAGTCGCTTCTGGGCGCCTTGGCGCTGGGTGTTCTCATGGCGTTCTTCCCGACTCACGCACAAGCAGAGGAGGGCTGCTCCGAGGCCCAGGCAAGGATTCAGGCCTGGGTCGACGCGAATGCCGACCGCCTCCCGACCACCTTGGAGGACGTCAGCCGATTCCCCACGGAGTACCGCAGGGCCATCCAGGTGGCGCTTGCGCCAGAGCAGCAGGTCTCGCTCTGGAAGGAACACATTCGCCAGTACATGTCGACCCATCCGCGGATGAATGCGCGGCAGGTCGCGGCGCTGGAGATGGTGCTGGCGGCGCTCCAGCCTCAGTTCTACACCACGGGTGCGTCGCCTGCGCTTCAGCGAGCACAGGCGGCGGTCGGGGAGGCCTTCAGTCCAGAGGAGGCGCGGCTCATCGTGGCCACGCTCGGGGCGCCCGAGGCGCCTGGCGCCGAGGGTTCATTCGCGCCGCTTTGTGAGTGCAGCCAGTCGAGCCAGTATTGTGGAAGCTTCGCCTGCCGGGCTTATTCCTGCCGGCAGCAGGCAAGCGGGTGCGGATTCCTTGGGGGATACAGGTGTAATGGCCTTTGTGGCTAG
- a CDS encoding LysR family transcriptional regulator, whose amino-acid sequence MSIQIGAIDLNLLLVLHTVLAERSVVRASERLHVTPSAISNSLARLRALLGDPLVTRKGRGIVPTPRALALAPAIGRGLREMELALHEVPFEPLRCNQTFTLAVSDAGQLTWVPRIAALMREELPNARLSVVGIDSLVSLGDLGSGQVDLHLGLAGEGAGLHFEPLLSERTVLVARRGHPVLGKRLSVRALGGLQHVRVDMVPGKSFRDAIAAAYARAGIPREVVMTVPSFTAAAAVVAATELVATLPESLVREQGARFAVQPVDAPYPARSVKISMCWHERTHVDPAARFFRELVRRGVLP is encoded by the coding sequence ATGAGCATTCAGATAGGGGCCATCGACCTCAACCTCCTCCTGGTCCTCCACACGGTGCTCGCCGAGCGCAGCGTGGTCCGCGCGTCCGAGCGGCTCCACGTCACGCCGTCGGCCATCAGCAACAGCCTGGCCCGGCTCCGCGCCCTGCTCGGGGACCCGCTCGTGACGCGCAAGGGGCGGGGCATCGTCCCCACGCCGAGGGCGCTCGCGCTGGCGCCCGCGATAGGGCGTGGGCTGAGGGAGATGGAGCTCGCGCTCCACGAAGTCCCCTTCGAGCCGCTGCGGTGCAATCAGACCTTCACCCTGGCGGTGTCGGATGCGGGGCAGCTCACGTGGGTGCCGCGCATCGCGGCGCTGATGCGGGAGGAGCTGCCGAACGCTCGGCTGTCCGTGGTGGGGATCGATTCGCTCGTGTCGCTGGGGGACCTGGGGTCGGGGCAGGTGGACTTGCACCTGGGGCTCGCGGGAGAGGGGGCGGGCCTGCACTTCGAGCCGCTGTTGTCGGAGCGCACGGTGCTCGTGGCGCGCCGAGGGCATCCCGTGCTGGGCAAGCGGCTGTCGGTGCGAGCGTTGGGAGGGCTTCAGCACGTCCGCGTGGACATGGTGCCGGGAAAGAGCTTCCGGGACGCCATCGCCGCCGCCTATGCGCGCGCGGGCATTCCGCGAGAGGTCGTGATGACGGTGCCGTCCTTCACGGCGGCGGCGGCGGTCGTCGCGGCGACGGAGCTGGTCGCGACGCTGCCGGAGTCACTCGTGCGGGAGCAGGGGGCTCGTTTCGCGGTGCAGCCCGTCGATGCGCCGTATCCCGCGCGCTCCGTCAAGATCTCGATGTGCTGGCACGAGCGCACCCACGTGGACCCGGCGGCTCGCTTCTTCCGCGAGCTGGTGCGCAGGGGCGTGCTTCCCTGA
- a CDS encoding S8 family serine peptidase: MFSTRLARCLQACLFLFLWANCGDASPPEAAPEPPPANTSRALEETPARPRFVPGRVIVKFLPLGKERAAVTTLSLQGQTFQKADALPQGAELWTLVTEAGQKSLSVLQQEQATTAAVEALRQRPDVEYAHVDLYLDYFTAPVDEHYALQWHYPAIQLPLAWQTVTGNVSIAVLDSGRVEHPDMSGRWGLGHDFGYETVGVSDPDPTTDGRYHHGLHVAGILGAKWDTTGVAGICRDCPILPVKISSTDNRPILSNVSKAIEWSVNQGARVINMSFGTLEPYAEPCSDFPLIQAAITHAITSGVVVVAAAGNDNRDPSVVTPASCEGVIAVAATQRNGQRAPYSNHGALVALAAPGGGPEAFGDGLGCHDPNGLTPYNGTGGAVSTWAISKTGTQLSGSDYCYRYLSGTSMAAPHVAGVAALILSQRPQWSVAQVKERLLQSASPVPGCTASQCGAGLLDASKAIISPLRVTPPTCNVDGTSATFSCTIAPATGGVAPVQHTWTALANATITSSTGTSAQGTCTRGTEARLSFMAVDAENTGMGYEPHLRCPPPLLDAAFANQQVPTALPPESTYSVSVTMTNTGAETWTAAGGFKLAAVAPEGNTLFWGASRVELSAADSIAPGQSKVFMFNINSPFELGTRPFQWRMMKEGHGLFGAPSPRTDIAVWAQTWNATFVRQTVPESVPMGRPFEVSITMRNTGTETWTPASYARLGSQNPENNTTWGAAALNLPIGASVPRGQEYTFTATLTAPGTPGLYNFRWRMRSLNTTTFEWFGFGGFTENLPITVTLPPRDSAFVSQSGPAMVMVGTSFVYNVTMKNTGTQTWRASDGITLYSGSSAWNFVRGSLAPGEEVAPGQQKTFAVTVTPANMPGPQIMRWRMWHNATGPFGQQSPDATLQVLPQAKATFVRQTVPAFVTPGQSFPVTLTLKNSGDATWGGTPGYQLTPVPALPGHNWGHTSVSMEPGEQVAPGAEKTFSFTAVAPMTQGPHAFQWRMRVQVSPGTFIDFGDASTRVDLLVAGPCYCPPGEVCPDVVCNPDS, translated from the coding sequence GTGTTCTCGACACGTCTGGCGCGCTGTCTCCAAGCCTGCCTTTTCCTCTTCCTCTGGGCGAACTGTGGAGACGCGTCGCCACCTGAAGCCGCGCCGGAGCCACCTCCAGCGAACACCTCGCGGGCCCTGGAGGAAACCCCGGCCCGGCCGCGCTTCGTGCCGGGGCGGGTCATCGTGAAGTTCCTCCCGCTGGGCAAGGAACGCGCGGCGGTCACCACCCTGTCGCTCCAAGGACAGACATTCCAGAAGGCGGACGCGCTGCCCCAGGGCGCTGAACTCTGGACGCTCGTGACGGAGGCGGGCCAGAAGAGCCTCTCCGTCCTCCAACAGGAGCAAGCCACCACGGCCGCAGTGGAGGCGCTGCGCCAGCGCCCCGACGTCGAGTACGCCCACGTGGACCTGTACCTCGACTACTTCACCGCGCCCGTGGATGAGCACTACGCGCTTCAATGGCACTACCCCGCCATCCAGCTTCCCCTGGCGTGGCAGACCGTCACGGGCAACGTGAGCATCGCCGTCCTGGACTCCGGGCGGGTGGAGCACCCGGACATGTCTGGACGCTGGGGCCTCGGCCATGACTTCGGCTACGAGACGGTCGGCGTCTCGGACCCGGACCCGACCACGGATGGCCGGTACCACCACGGGCTGCACGTGGCGGGAATCCTGGGTGCGAAGTGGGACACCACGGGCGTCGCGGGCATCTGCCGGGACTGCCCCATCCTTCCGGTGAAGATCTCCTCGACGGACAATCGCCCCATCCTGAGCAACGTGTCGAAGGCCATCGAGTGGTCGGTGAACCAGGGCGCCCGGGTCATCAACATGAGCTTCGGCACCCTGGAGCCCTACGCGGAGCCCTGCTCGGACTTCCCGCTCATCCAAGCCGCCATCACCCACGCCATCACCTCCGGGGTCGTGGTCGTCGCCGCCGCGGGCAATGACAACCGGGACCCCAGCGTGGTGACGCCCGCCTCTTGCGAGGGTGTCATCGCCGTCGCCGCCACCCAGCGCAACGGGCAGCGCGCCCCCTACAGCAACCATGGTGCGCTCGTGGCGCTCGCCGCGCCCGGCGGAGGCCCGGAGGCCTTCGGCGATGGCCTGGGCTGCCATGACCCGAACGGACTCACCCCCTACAACGGTACCGGAGGCGCGGTCTCCACCTGGGCCATCTCCAAGACGGGGACGCAGTTGAGCGGCTCCGACTACTGCTACCGCTACCTGTCGGGCACCTCCATGGCCGCGCCCCACGTCGCGGGGGTGGCCGCGCTCATCCTGAGCCAGCGTCCCCAGTGGAGCGTCGCGCAGGTGAAGGAGCGGCTGCTCCAGTCCGCGAGCCCCGTCCCGGGGTGCACTGCGAGCCAGTGTGGCGCGGGCCTGCTGGATGCGTCCAAGGCCATCATCTCGCCCCTGCGCGTCACGCCGCCGACGTGCAACGTGGATGGGACCTCGGCCACCTTCTCCTGCACGATTGCCCCCGCGACGGGAGGTGTCGCGCCGGTCCAACACACGTGGACCGCGCTCGCCAACGCCACCATCACCTCGAGCACCGGCACCTCCGCGCAAGGCACCTGCACGCGGGGCACGGAGGCCCGGCTGTCGTTCATGGCCGTGGACGCCGAGAACACCGGCATGGGCTACGAGCCGCACTTGCGCTGCCCGCCGCCCCTCCTCGACGCCGCGTTCGCGAACCAGCAGGTCCCCACGGCCCTGCCGCCCGAGAGCACCTACAGCGTCAGCGTGACGATGACGAACACGGGAGCGGAGACGTGGACGGCCGCGGGCGGGTTCAAGCTGGCGGCCGTGGCGCCGGAGGGCAACACCCTGTTCTGGGGAGCCAGTCGCGTGGAGTTGTCCGCGGCGGACAGCATCGCCCCCGGCCAGAGCAAGGTGTTCATGTTCAACATCAACAGCCCGTTCGAGCTCGGCACGCGGCCCTTCCAGTGGCGGATGATGAAGGAAGGCCACGGCCTGTTCGGCGCGCCGTCACCACGCACGGACATCGCGGTCTGGGCGCAGACCTGGAACGCGACGTTCGTCCGCCAGACGGTGCCGGAGTCGGTGCCCATGGGGCGCCCCTTCGAGGTCTCCATCACGATGCGCAACACCGGCACCGAGACCTGGACCCCCGCAAGCTACGCCCGGCTGGGCTCGCAGAATCCCGAGAACAACACCACCTGGGGAGCCGCCGCGCTCAACCTCCCCATCGGCGCCTCCGTGCCTCGGGGCCAGGAGTACACCTTCACCGCCACCCTCACCGCGCCTGGCACGCCTGGCCTCTACAACTTCCGGTGGCGGATGCGGAGCCTGAACACCACCACCTTCGAGTGGTTCGGCTTTGGCGGCTTCACGGAGAACCTCCCCATCACCGTGACGCTGCCGCCGAGGGACTCCGCCTTCGTCAGCCAGTCCGGGCCGGCCATGGTGATGGTGGGAACATCCTTCGTCTACAACGTCACGATGAAGAACACGGGCACGCAGACGTGGCGCGCCAGTGACGGCATCACGCTCTACAGCGGGAGCAGTGCGTGGAACTTCGTCCGAGGCTCCCTGGCCCCAGGTGAGGAAGTGGCGCCGGGCCAGCAGAAGACCTTCGCCGTGACAGTCACTCCCGCCAACATGCCGGGTCCCCAAATCATGCGGTGGAGGATGTGGCACAACGCGACGGGCCCCTTCGGGCAACAGTCGCCCGACGCCACCCTCCAGGTCCTCCCCCAGGCCAAGGCCACCTTCGTCCGCCAGACGGTGCCCGCCTTCGTGACGCCGGGGCAGAGCTTCCCCGTCACCCTCACGTTGAAGAACTCGGGCGACGCGACGTGGGGAGGCACTCCGGGCTACCAGCTCACGCCCGTCCCGGCCCTCCCGGGGCACAACTGGGGTCACACCTCCGTGTCGATGGAGCCCGGTGAGCAGGTGGCACCCGGCGCCGAGAAGACGTTCTCGTTCACCGCCGTCGCGCCCATGACGCAGGGCCCTCACGCCTTCCAGTGGCGGATGCGGGTCCAGGTCTCTCCGGGGACCTTCATCGACTTCGGTGATGCCTCCACCCGGGTGGACCTCCTCGTCGCCGGCCCCTGCTACTGCCCGCCCGGAGAGGTCTGCCCGGACGTCGTGTGCAACCCGGACTCATAG
- a CDS encoding amidohydrolase translates to MNKSLCVVLSLAVLACNNEPPPEFPQTLYRNAKVFTARASAGFAESLLVEGGKVRAVGTALDVEALTRPEATIVDLGGRTLVPGLVDAHAHVAPLGHPEWWVNDLVFVPGPGPSAQEVARLVKARAATTLMGTPIMAYVSTAYFATVGDNPRALLDAATSSHPVLTADWMGHGATANSAMLALAGYVDGMPDPFGGRLSRDSSGRLTGHAQGLPRVALLQALSDRLSSEDYAGAYDWYADFALRYGYTATVDLPSVLSEKRAAQVHAAQVSLHQFIPVCLIDNEGELCAPGPDGVVRRKVFLDGNPVDCSTWVSLPYLTPRSCPDAGVPWLGQPGLTRAQLDAVLADVITRGGQLYVHAVGDSAVELLLSRLETWPPETWGGRVSVEHADLMNPGQVTRAGLLGIAVVQTPTHFPDFKTLFPLRFEPELTTHAQPLRSLLVAGIPLALGSDNFGLPSSPWTDVMRITQHPLRPDEALTREQAVTAWTKTAAQVRGLEGAGELAKGHPATFAVLSQDVFTVAPEELLFTRSVLTVVAGEVAWSDGSVLPATEAGP, encoded by the coding sequence ATGAACAAGTCTTTGTGCGTGGTGCTGTCGCTCGCTGTCTTGGCGTGCAACAACGAGCCGCCGCCCGAGTTCCCCCAGACGCTGTACCGCAACGCCAAGGTGTTCACCGCACGCGCATCCGCAGGCTTCGCGGAGTCGCTCCTCGTCGAAGGAGGCAAGGTGCGCGCCGTCGGCACGGCCTTGGACGTCGAAGCACTCACCCGCCCCGAGGCCACCATCGTGGACCTGGGCGGCCGCACCCTGGTGCCGGGACTGGTGGACGCGCACGCGCATGTGGCGCCTCTCGGACATCCGGAGTGGTGGGTGAATGACCTGGTCTTCGTCCCAGGCCCCGGCCCGAGCGCCCAGGAGGTGGCTCGGCTCGTGAAGGCCAGGGCCGCGACCACGCTCATGGGCACTCCCATCATGGCCTACGTGTCGACGGCGTACTTCGCCACCGTGGGCGACAACCCGCGAGCCCTCCTGGACGCGGCCACCTCGTCCCATCCGGTCCTGACCGCGGACTGGATGGGACACGGCGCGACGGCCAACTCCGCCATGCTCGCGCTGGCCGGGTATGTGGACGGGATGCCCGACCCGTTCGGCGGCAGGTTGTCCCGCGACAGCAGCGGCAGGCTGACGGGCCATGCGCAGGGGCTTCCGAGAGTCGCCCTGCTCCAGGCACTCTCGGACCGCCTCTCGAGCGAGGACTACGCCGGTGCCTATGACTGGTACGCCGACTTCGCCCTCCGGTATGGCTACACGGCGACAGTCGACCTGCCATCCGTCCTCTCCGAGAAGCGGGCCGCGCAGGTCCACGCGGCGCAGGTGTCCCTCCACCAGTTCATTCCCGTGTGCCTCATCGACAACGAAGGTGAGCTCTGCGCTCCGGGTCCGGATGGAGTGGTCCGGCGCAAGGTGTTCCTGGATGGCAACCCGGTTGACTGCTCGACGTGGGTCTCCCTCCCGTATCTCACGCCCCGGTCGTGCCCGGACGCGGGGGTCCCCTGGCTCGGGCAGCCGGGCCTGACAAGGGCCCAGCTCGACGCGGTGCTGGCGGATGTCATCACCCGAGGCGGCCAGCTGTATGTCCATGCGGTGGGCGACTCGGCCGTGGAGCTGCTGCTGTCGAGATTGGAGACGTGGCCCCCCGAGACGTGGGGCGGGCGCGTGTCCGTGGAGCATGCGGACCTGATGAACCCAGGCCAGGTGACGCGGGCGGGCCTGCTCGGCATCGCGGTGGTGCAGACCCCGACCCACTTCCCCGACTTCAAGACGCTGTTCCCCTTGAGGTTCGAACCGGAGCTGACGACCCATGCCCAGCCGCTGCGCTCGCTGCTGGTCGCGGGCATCCCACTGGCCCTCGGCTCGGACAACTTCGGCCTGCCCTCCTCCCCGTGGACCGATGTGATGCGCATCACCCAGCACCCGCTGCGCCCCGATGAAGCGCTGACGCGTGAGCAGGCCGTGACGGCCTGGACGAAGACCGCGGCCCAGGTCCGTGGACTCGAAGGCGCGGGGGAGCTCGCGAAGGGCCACCCCGCGACGTTCGCGGTGTTGAGCCAGGACGTGTTCACGGTGGCCCCCGAGGAGCTCCTGTTCACCCGGTCGGTGCTGACCGTGGTGGCCGGCGAGGTGGCGTGGAGTGATGGCTCCGTGCTGCCCGCGACGGAAGCGGGGCCGTGA
- a CDS encoding serine hydrolase domain-containing protein, whose amino-acid sequence MRASLRCLSLSMVFLVGLLVSSAASAHDSLRERLDAFVRAEQKRQKVPGVAVAVVSRGRVVLAKGYGLSNLEHQVPVTTDTLFQSGSLGKQFTAMAVMLQVEAGRIALSDSITKYFPDAPATWAPITIRHLLTHTAGIGELDGLIDVRKDYTDEELAQFIYGLPLDFPAGLRWSYSNSGYVLLGLLVNRVAGTSYVNVLGEHVFTPARMKTARGISEEDIVPNRAAGYRMLDGVVKNQQWVSPSLNTTGDGALYFSLKDLVAWDAAVDDRALLTKASWRDILSPAKLNSGAPYPYGFGWVLEERNGRPVHQHTGAWQGFKSAFFRFVEDDVSVIVLLNLADANPEPFANGLAAIVNPALAVPPLEPIPDLEPELTARCATLLEQMREGTLNPAEFAYVPWWFFSEAVPFYQALLQRLGPSGPLALVKREVRGDDRVSTYLVQVGPMSLRYRVALIPDGRVSVFSLSPN is encoded by the coding sequence GTGCGCGCTTCGTTGCGGTGTCTCTCTTTGTCGATGGTGTTTCTGGTGGGGCTGCTCGTCAGCTCCGCCGCGTCCGCCCATGACTCGCTCCGTGAGCGTTTGGATGCCTTCGTGCGCGCGGAGCAGAAACGACAGAAGGTGCCGGGGGTCGCCGTGGCGGTCGTGAGCCGTGGCCGGGTCGTCCTGGCGAAGGGCTATGGCCTCTCGAACCTGGAGCATCAGGTCCCCGTCACGACAGACACCCTCTTCCAGTCGGGCTCCCTGGGCAAGCAGTTCACCGCGATGGCGGTGATGCTCCAGGTAGAGGCGGGACGCATCGCCTTGTCCGACAGCATCACGAAGTACTTCCCCGACGCCCCCGCGACGTGGGCGCCCATCACGATTCGCCACCTGCTCACGCACACCGCCGGCATCGGGGAACTGGATGGGCTCATCGACGTGCGCAAGGACTATACGGACGAGGAGCTCGCGCAGTTCATCTACGGGCTCCCCCTGGACTTCCCCGCGGGTCTGCGATGGAGCTACAGCAACTCGGGCTACGTCCTGCTGGGCCTCCTGGTGAACCGGGTCGCGGGCACGTCCTATGTCAACGTCCTGGGCGAGCACGTCTTCACGCCCGCCCGCATGAAGACGGCGCGTGGCATCAGCGAGGAGGACATCGTCCCGAACCGCGCGGCCGGCTACCGCATGCTCGATGGAGTGGTGAAGAACCAGCAGTGGGTCTCTCCCTCGCTCAACACCACGGGGGATGGAGCGCTCTACTTCTCCTTGAAGGACCTGGTGGCGTGGGACGCCGCCGTGGATGACCGAGCCCTCCTGACGAAGGCGAGCTGGAGGGACATCCTGAGTCCCGCGAAGCTCAACAGCGGAGCTCCCTATCCGTATGGCTTCGGCTGGGTCCTCGAGGAGCGCAACGGCCGGCCCGTGCACCAGCACACCGGCGCCTGGCAGGGCTTCAAGTCGGCGTTCTTCCGCTTCGTCGAGGATGACGTGTCCGTCATCGTGCTGCTGAACCTCGCGGACGCGAACCCAGAGCCTTTCGCCAATGGCCTCGCCGCCATCGTCAACCCCGCGCTCGCCGTGCCTCCGCTGGAGCCCATTCCGGACCTTGAGCCGGAGCTCACCGCCCGGTGCGCGACGCTGCTCGAGCAGATGCGGGAGGGGACGCTGAACCCCGCCGAGTTCGCGTATGTCCCGTGGTGGTTCTTCTCGGAGGCGGTGCCGTTCTACCAGGCGCTGCTGCAACGCCTGGGGCCCTCGGGGCCGCTCGCCCTGGTGAAGCGGGAGGTGCGAGGGGACGACCGCGTCTCCACGTACCTGGTCCAGGTCGGCCCCATGTCGCTGCGCTACCGGGTGGCGCTCATCCCGGATGGCCGGGTGTCTGTCTTCTCGCTGAGTCCGAACTAG